A segment of the Butyrivibrio fibrisolvens genome:
CTTTGATGTATCGCCCATAGAGTTAAGACGTACTGCTGATGCGGCTTCGTCTATAAGATCGATAGCTTTATCCGGAAGATTTCTATCATTGATATAACGGTTGGAAAGTTCAACCGCTGCTTTTACGGCTTCAGGCAGCACACGAACGTGGTGATGCTCTTCATACTTGTAAAGTATACCATTAAGAATATTGAGAGTCTCTTCTACAGTAGGTTCTTCTATTGTTACAGGCTGGAAACGACGCTCCAGCGCAGCATCCTTCTCAACGTACTTACGATATTCAGAAATAGTGGTAGCTCCGATTATCTGGATCTCTCCTCTTGCAAGAGAAGGCTTTAAGATATTGGAAGCATCGATAGCACCTTCTGCTCCACCTGCTCCAATAAGAGTATGCATCTCATCTACAAAGAGAATGATGTTGCCATCTTCTGCAACTTCATGGATAACCTTTTTGATACGCTCCTCGAACTCACCTCTATACTTGGATCCGGCGATCATACCGGACAAGTCAAGAGTAAGAAGACGCTTACTCTGAACTGTAAAAGGAACATCTCCTGATACGATCCTCTGAGCAAGACCTTCTACAACCGCTGTCTTACCAACACCGGGTTCACCTATAAGACAAGGATTATTCTTGGTTCTTCTAGAGAGGATCTGAATAACACGTTTAATTTCAGATTCACGTCCAATAACGGGATCGAGCTTACCTGCAGCTGCAAGTGCTGTAAGGTCACGGCTGTACTGTGCAAGCGCACTTCCCTTCTTGCGTCCTGACTGACGCTTTCCAAGATCTTCCTTTACAAGATTAGGATCTTCGCCCATTGCAGCAAGTGTTTCTGCATAGAGCTTCTGAACCGGAACATTTAAAGTACTGATAAGTCTGACAGCAACATTCTCGCCATCCTTAATAAGAGCCAGGAGAATATGCTCTGTTCCTGTCTTGGATGCACGGAATCTGTCAGCCTGACGATGTGCTTCATTTAAAACCTGCTGAGCTCTTGGTGAAAAGCCGTCACGGTCCATAGTTGTAACACTTCCGTCCTGAACGATAAGATCTTTAACAAGATCCATGAGACGCTTTTCATCTATTCCATTATCAATTAATATTCTGGATGCAACACTTCCCTCTTCCCTGATAAGTCCAAGCAGAATATGCTCTGTTCCAACATAGTTCAGTTTCAGACTTTTTGAAGCCTTGCGAGCTGTTTTGAGCGCGTTTTCGGCCTTATCTGTAAACTGTGAATTCATATATTTACATTCCCTCCTGCTGTGTATTTTAGTTAAAGATATTATCAGATTCCGCTGTAATCATCGTAAATCTGATCTATAAGATTATGGATCTCATTTCTAGAAATATTCTTACAAAGAGCCCTTGCCAGAACGACTTCAAGCCCTTGTCTTGCCTCTTCAAGCGCCTGCAGCTTATCGATATCTACTGCGATAACGGCACCTTTTCTTCGGTCAATCTTTACAAATCCCTCCTGTTGCAAGATAGAATAAGCTTTATTGACCGTATGCATATTAATACCAATGGTTTCTGCCAATGTCCTGACACTTGGAAGCTGCTCTCCTTCACGGAACTGTGAAGTAGCTATTCCAAGTATTATCTGATTACACAATTGCAGGTAAATGGCATCATCACTGTTAAAATCGATTTCTATCATCATACCTATAACCTCTGTTATATAAATGGTATAACAGGGAGATTATTCATGTCAATAAATATGGCTGGAAGAATTATGAAGCTTTTATTAAATATCGGTTTTTCTATGGCAAATAACAAGACTTTTTCTTTTGTTTTTATGAAAAAAAGAATATAGTTTGATTTTTTCATAAAGAATAAAGAAGCCGGATTGAAATACATTGTTCCAATCCGGCTTATATTAGATACAGGATGTCATCTAGTACCTGTTTTGAAATGCATGGATGCATTTCAAGGTACAGTTAGCGTCTCTTCCCATCATTATCATTATCGAGATCAAGGAATTCAAACTCAAAATCATCGTCATCAGCAAAATTTCTGGATTTACGAGGTGTAGGTCTTGAATTTCTCTCAGGTCTTACAGTAGAACTGTTTTCAACCGGTGGCATTTCTTCCTCAGGAAGAGGTCCTTCCTCGGGATATTCTTCCGGATAACCATCTTCTGGATATCCGTCATCATAACCATCATCGTATCCATCATTTTTTCTTGACTTAAATCTGTCAAAAAGTCCTGGCTTACGAGGTCTTGGTTCATCCTCGTACTGCATGTTATCATCCTCATAATTGCCGCCTTCATCATCATAGTAAAGAAGGTTTCTGAGTCTGATAAACAGGAAGATAACTGCTCCTGCAAGTACAACTACAAGAATTATAAGGATAATATCAAGAACGCTTAATCCTTTTTTAGCACCATATTTCTGAACATAATCATTAGCTGCAAGAACGCCTTCAACACTGTATTTTACAGCATTGCCATCTTTATTCTTAACAAGCTGATATGTTCCATCCTGGTCGATAAATACAAAATAAGCATCATTTGATGAGGTTGCAACTATAGTATTACCACCAGTAGTCTGCTCCTGAGGCACTTCCTGCTGAGTTGTATCACCTTCAGGGTTTTCCTGAGTCTCTGTGTTTTCACCAGTCTCAGTAGTTTCGCCGGTTCCCTCAGTAGTCTCTCCACCTTCAGATGTCTGAGCTGCACCAAGCTGTACAAGGTCTGCACGAATAAATCCCTGAACTCCATTTGAAAGAGTAATGTAATACCACTGCTTGCCTGATGAATCATTAGCTGAACCGGTAACTGTTACTACATCACCAGCTGAAACACTTCCTGCAACAGAATAAGCTGTGCCGGCACCTGAACGTACATTAGCTTTGCTGGTTGTAACAGTAGCTGATGTAGAATCCATAGCTGTAACCTGAGTATCAGGAAGATCCTGAGCTGTCTGTGTGTTATCAGCTGTTGTAGCCTGTGTATTATCTGTTGTTGTGGTCTGAGTCTGTGAAGTATCTTCAACCTGTGTAGAATCTGCAGTATTATTTGCAGATGTATCAACTTCCTGAGGTTCTCCCTTAGCAACAAGGTCTCCTCTTACATAACCAGTGCCGCCAACTACATTAACCTTGTACCAAACCTGTCCATTGGCATCTGTTACTTCAGCAAGGATCTGAACCTGATCTCCGCTCTTAAGACTTCCAACTACTTCGCTAGACGTATCAGTGTTAGAACGAACCTTAGCTGATGAAGCTGTAACAGTTGCATATGTTACTGTCTCTGCATCAGCTATAAATGCACTTCCCATAACAAGTGTCAGGACAGTTGCAAATGCGACTATTAAAGCCACTATTCTCCCACGTTTTCTCTCCATAGTTTACCTCTTTCTTTCTGCCGGACTCGTAAAGCACACAAACTATCAGATCTCATCAAGTGCTTTACCGATGTCATGACGCATATATTTGCCTTCAAAGCTTACAAGCTCTGTAAGCTTATATGCGTTCTCCCTGGCTTCTTTAAGTGTATTACCTTTAGCTGTAATGCCAAGCACTCGGCCTCCATTTGTAACTACACGTCCTTGTTCGTCAAACTTAGTTCCTGCATGGAAACAATATCCGTCTTTCATACCATCAAACGAATCAAGGCCTGAAATAACTTTACCTTTTTCATACTTAACAGGATATCCTTCAGATGCAAGTACTACGCAAACGGCTGCCTTATCTTCAAATTCAAGATCTATTTTATCAAGAGTGCCGTCAATTACAGCATTCATGACATCTATTATATCAGTTTTCATGCGTGGAAGCACGACCTGAGTTTCAGGATCACCAAATCTTGTGTTATATTCAACAACCTTTGGTCCATCAGCTGTCATCATAAGACCAAAGTAGAGCACTCCCTTGAACTCTCTACCTTCAGCTGCCATAGCATCAACAGTCTTCTGATAGATTGTCTCACATGCGATCTTGTTGATCTCTTCTGTATAGAAAGGACTTGGAGAAAATGTACCCATGCCACCTGTGTTAAGGCCTGTGTCTCCATCTCCTGCTCTCTTATGATCCTGAGAAGAACTCATGAGTTTAATATGCTTTCCATCTACGAATGCAAGAACAGATACTTCTCTTCCGGTCATGAATTCCTCGATGACCATCTCATTACCTGCACTTCCAAACTTCTTATCAAGCATGATCTCATCAACGCCGCTAAGCGCCTCTTCGAGATTCTGACAGATAAGAACACCTTTACCAAGAGCAAGTCCGTCAGCCTTTAATACTATAGGGAACTTGGCTTTTGTCTTAAGATATTCCTTAGCCTTATCGGCGTCTGTAAATGTCTCGTAAGATGCTGTTGGAATACTATACTTTTTCATAAGATTTTTTGAAAAAGCTTTACTTCCCTCAATGATAGCAGCATTCTTTCTTGTTCCAAAAACTCTTAGACCCTTTTCTTCAAGGGCATCTACGATTCCTGCACAAAGCGGGTCGTCCTGGCTGCATACAACAAGATCAACGCCATTTTCTTTGGCGAATTCTCCAATTTTATCAAAATCCATTACACCGTATGGTACGCACTCTGCAAGTTTTGCAATACCTGCATTACCTGGTGCACAATAAATCTTATCAACCTGTTTACTTCTGGAAATTGCTTCGACCATCGCATGTTCGCGACCGCCCCCACCGACTACAAGGACTTTCATTAGAATCTCCTCCGATTAAATTATATCCGCGATTTTAGCATATTACAATGCTAATTACAGATCGTTTGAATCATATCCGTCAATTATAACTTTTCTATCTTCAACTTTTACTTTGCCCTGAGCTATTAAATTAATTGCTCTTGGCATGATCTTCCACTCAGCCTGCTCCATTACACGCTTTTGAAGTATCTCGGGTGTATCCCCCTGTTCAACCATAACAGCCTTCTGCAAAATGATCGGACCTGTGTCTGTACCTTCATCAACAAAATGAACGGTTGCTCCTGTAACTCTCACGCCTCTTTCAAGAACCTTTTCATGAACATGGAGTCCATAATAGCCCTGACCACAGAAAGAAGGAATAAGAGCAGGATGTATATTGATGATACGGTTAGGAAATGCTCTTACTATTTCTTTTGGTATAACTACCATGCAACCTGCAAGAACAACAAGATCAGGATTTGCGTTTACAAGTGTATCAAGGAAGTCTTTATTAAATTCTTCTCTTGAAGGATAAGTCTTAGGAGACTTGCAAACTGCCGGGATTCCGGCTTTCTTTGCTCTTTCAAGAGCATATGCATTTGGATTATTTGAAAAGACAAGTACGATCTCGGTATCTTTGATGACACCTGATTCAATGCCATCAATTATCGCCTGAAGGTTGGTTCCTCCCCCTGATACGCATACAGCTATCTTCAGCATAATGTTACACCCTTCTCGCCATCTTCGATTCTGCCTACAACATAAGGTGTCTCGCCTGAAGCCTTAACAGCTTCCATAGTCTTGTCTACATCTGCAGGATCTACGCACAGAACCATACCAAGACCCATGTTGTATGTGTTGTACATCATCTGGTCATCGATATCGCCCTTCTTCTGCATAAGCTTGAAGATTGCAGGTACTTCGTAGCTATCCTTCTCGATAACAGCTCTCTTACCTTCAGGAAGCATACGTGGAACATTTTCATAGAAACCGCCGCCTGTGATGTGGCTGCAGCCCTTAACCTTAACGCCTGCATTCTTAACAGACTTCATCATGTGAACATAGATACGTGTAGGCTCGATAAGTGCTTCACCAAGAGTCTTTCCAAGTTCATCATAGTAAGTATCAAGGCTTTCTTTAGTCATATCAAAAACCTTACGAACAAGTGAGAATCCATTAGAGTGAACACCGCTTGATGCAACGCCGATGAGAACATCACCTGCTTTAATTGTGCTTCCGTCGATAAGATCTTTCTTCTCACATACACCTACAGAGAAACCTGCAAGATCGTACTCATCCTCAGGCATAAGACCTGGATGTTCAGCTGTCTCACCACCAACAAGTGCACAGTCAGCCATCTTACAACCTTCTGCAACACCCTTTACGATAGTAGCGATCTTCTCAGGATAGTTCTTACCACAAGCAATATAATCAAGGAAAAAGAGTGGCTCGCCGCCTGCACAGGCAACGTCGTTAACACACATGGCAACACAGTCGATACCAACAGTATCATGCTTATCCATAAGGAATGCCAATTTGATCTTAGTACCAACACCATCTGTTCCTGATAAAAGAACCGGATTTTCCATGTCCTTAATTGCTGCAAGATCAAATGCTCCGGAGAATCCTCCGATGCCTCCCATTACCTCAGGACGTGTTGTCTGCTTAACATACTTTTTCATTAATTCTACAGACTCATATCCAGCCTCAATATCTACGCCTGCGTTCTTGTAATTCAGTGCCACTTCTTGTTCCTCCTAAAATATACCTTTTAAATATTATTGTTACTCATAGAATAGTTAAGGAATCAAAAACAAATTTTGTTCCTCTGATCAATAGTTCTTGTATCCAACCTTGGAAAGCTTCTCATCTTTTGCAATAACGCTTTCTTTAAGAGAAGCTGAATAGTCTTTTAATCTCTTAAGGAGCTCAGGATCACTTGTTGCAAGGATCTTAGCTGCAAGAATCCCGGCATTAGCGCCCCCGTTGATTGCAACTGTAGCTACAGGAATACCCGTAGGCATCTGTACTATAGAATAAAGAGAATCACGTCCGCCAAGTGATGTTGTATGCATAGGGATTCCTATTACAGGAAGCGGGAAGATTGCTGCGCACATTCCCGGAAGATGAGCTGCCATACCGGCTCCGGCTATGATAACCTTATATCCCTTCTCCTCAGCGCTGTTTGCATAATCAAAAAATTCCTGAGGTTCTCTGTGTGCAGATATAATATGCATCTCATAAGATATTCCAAGTTCTTCGAGAATATCTGCCGCCTTTGCCATGACCGGCATATCAGAATCCGATCCCATTACAATACCAACCTGTGCCATTTGCATTGCTCCTTTTTTAACTATTTAATTCTTTATTTGATACATGCCGCACCTCAAGATAGGAGATCCGGACACGCATAAATATCCCATTACCAAAATGCGATCAAATAGATCCCATCACTGTCAAAAAGACTACTATTAGTATATTAAGAGTGTTGATTATGATTCCCAGAGCCGGGAATATTTTGAAAATCTTTTTTTGCTTCATAGCAAGGATACCAAGTACAAGTCCTGCAATACTATATCCAAATGCAAGGAATACTGCTACACCATACTTGATATCTGCCTGTCCACCGGCATCAAAAGCCGCCTTCACGCATGATACAAGCGCGAAAGCAGCAATTACGCTCAGTATGAAAGACAGGATACCCTTCCTTGGGTGCACATTATCAGTAAAGATATAACGTCTTTTGAACATAAGTGCACGCAAACGGAAGTGTTTTTTCTTTTTCTTTTTGTGTTTATGTGCGTGGTAAGTCTCTCCGGTATCCTTCGCCCATGGATTCTTATTCCATGGTTTCTGACCCCACGGTTCTACTCTGTTACTCAAAATAAAATCTTCTTACGTCCGCCAAGGAGTTTTGCGCCACTTACGATGAGAAGCACTCCTGCAGCTACTCCTGCTATTATTGATACAATACCGAATACGATATTTAAAGCTCCGGTACTACCCATAAGCTTATATGTCTTTTCTTCCATATATAAAGCCTCCTTTACTTACGACTTCAATATAGTTAATTATCATGCTTTGACAGCACCATATTCCTTATAGTACTCATCAATTTTCTTTTTAATATCTTTGGTAAGGATCACTTCGCCATCAATAGGTCTGTTGTAAAGATACTCAACAACATCAGACATTGTTACGATAGCATGTGTACCAAAACCATACTTTTCATGAATTTCGTCAAGTGCTGACATGTCAGATTCAAGACCTTTTTCTTCACGATTAAGTGATACCATAAGACCAACTACATCAACATCGTCAGCCTGAGCCTGGATAATAGGATATGTCTCTTCGATAGACTTACCTGATGTAGTTACATCTTCGATAATAAGAACGCGGTCTCCGTTCTTGATCTTACTTCCAAGAAGGATTCCCTTATCACCATGATCCTTTATTTCTTTACGATTTGAACAATACTTGATATCTCTGCCATAGAGCTGACTGATTGCTGCACAGGTTGATACAGCAAGCGGAATTCCTTTGTAAGCAGGTCCGAATAAAATGTCAAATTCAAGGCCGAAAGTTTCATGAATAGCTCTTGCATAGAACTCACCAAGCTTTCTGAGCTGGGTTCCTGTTACATATGCTCCGGCATTCATAAAGAACGGAGACTTTCTTCCACTCTTAAGTGTGAAGTCGCCAAATTTCAGGACATTACTGTCCACCATGAAATTAATAAACTCTTCCTTGTACTTTTCCATGTAATCTATCCCCTGTGTTATATTATTTCCGCAAATTGTGCGGTTGATCACAAAATCATTTGATAGCAGAATTTATATCTTCTTTCATATCAAACACGGCTGCTCTTGCTGCTTCTCCAACATTGTCACCGAATTTCTGATACTTCTCGTTCTGCCATGCAGCAATGATTCCTCTTG
Coding sequences within it:
- the purE gene encoding 5-(carboxyamino)imidazole ribonucleotide mutase, giving the protein MAQVGIVMGSDSDMPVMAKAADILEELGISYEMHIISAHREPQEFFDYANSAEEKGYKVIIAGAGMAAHLPGMCAAIFPLPVIGIPMHTTSLGGRDSLYSIVQMPTGIPVATVAINGGANAGILAAKILATSDPELLKRLKDYSASLKESVIAKDEKLSKVGYKNY
- the pyrE gene encoding orotate phosphoribosyltransferase produces the protein MEKYKEEFINFMVDSNVLKFGDFTLKSGRKSPFFMNAGAYVTGTQLRKLGEFYARAIHETFGLEFDILFGPAYKGIPLAVSTCAAISQLYGRDIKYCSNRKEIKDHGDKGILLGSKIKNGDRVLIIEDVTTSGKSIEETYPIIQAQADDVDVVGLMVSLNREEKGLESDMSALDEIHEKYGFGTHAIVTMSDVVEYLYNRPIDGEVILTKDIKKKIDEYYKEYGAVKA
- the purN gene encoding phosphoribosylglycinamide formyltransferase; this translates as MLKIAVCVSGGGTNLQAIIDGIESGVIKDTEIVLVFSNNPNAYALERAKKAGIPAVCKSPKTYPSREEFNKDFLDTLVNANPDLVVLAGCMVVIPKEIVRAFPNRIINIHPALIPSFCGQGYYGLHVHEKVLERGVRVTGATVHFVDEGTDTGPIILQKAVMVEQGDTPEILQKRVMEQAEWKIMPRAINLIAQGKVKVEDRKVIIDGYDSNDL
- the purM gene encoding phosphoribosylformylglycinamidine cyclo-ligase, with the protein product MNYKNAGVDIEAGYESVELMKKYVKQTTRPEVMGGIGGFSGAFDLAAIKDMENPVLLSGTDGVGTKIKLAFLMDKHDTVGIDCVAMCVNDVACAGGEPLFFLDYIACGKNYPEKIATIVKGVAEGCKMADCALVGGETAEHPGLMPEDEYDLAGFSVGVCEKKDLIDGSTIKAGDVLIGVASSGVHSNGFSLVRKVFDMTKESLDTYYDELGKTLGEALIEPTRIYVHMMKSVKNAGVKVKGCSHITGGGFYENVPRMLPEGKRAVIEKDSYEVPAIFKLMQKKGDIDDQMMYNTYNMGLGMVLCVDPADVDKTMEAVKASGETPYVVGRIEDGEKGVTLC
- the purD gene encoding phosphoribosylamine--glycine ligase, which produces MKVLVVGGGGREHAMVEAISRSKQVDKIYCAPGNAGIAKLAECVPYGVMDFDKIGEFAKENGVDLVVCSQDDPLCAGIVDALEEKGLRVFGTRKNAAIIEGSKAFSKNLMKKYSIPTASYETFTDADKAKEYLKTKAKFPIVLKADGLALGKGVLICQNLEEALSGVDEIMLDKKFGSAGNEMVIEEFMTGREVSVLAFVDGKHIKLMSSSQDHKRAGDGDTGLNTGGMGTFSPSPFYTEEINKIACETIYQKTVDAMAAEGREFKGVLYFGLMMTADGPKVVEYNTRFGDPETQVVLPRMKTDIIDVMNAVIDGTLDKIDLEFEDKAAVCVVLASEGYPVKYEKGKVISGLDSFDGMKDGYCFHAGTKFDEQGRVVTNGGRVLGITAKGNTLKEARENAYKLTELVSFEGKYMRHDIGKALDEI
- a CDS encoding DUF6142 family protein encodes the protein MSNRVEPWGQKPWNKNPWAKDTGETYHAHKHKKKKKKHFRLRALMFKRRYIFTDNVHPRKGILSFILSVIAAFALVSCVKAAFDAGGQADIKYGVAVFLAFGYSIAGLVLGILAMKQKKIFKIFPALGIIINTLNILIVVFLTVMGSI
- a CDS encoding SH3 domain-containing protein produces the protein MERKRGRIVALIVAFATVLTLVMGSAFIADAETVTYATVTASSAKVRSNTDTSSEVVGSLKSGDQVQILAEVTDANGQVWYKVNVVGGTGYVRGDLVAKGEPQEVDTSANNTADSTQVEDTSQTQTTTTDNTQATTADNTQTAQDLPDTQVTAMDSTSATVTTSKANVRSGAGTAYSVAGSVSAGDVVTVTGSANDSSGKQWYYITLSNGVQGFIRADLVQLGAAQTSEGGETTEGTGETTETGENTETQENPEGDTTQQEVPQEQTTGGNTIVATSSNDAYFVFIDQDGTYQLVKNKDGNAVKYSVEGVLAANDYVQKYGAKKGLSVLDIILIILVVVLAGAVIFLFIRLRNLLYYDDEGGNYEDDNMQYEDEPRPRKPGLFDRFKSRKNDGYDDGYDDGYPEDGYPEEYPEEGPLPEEEMPPVENSSTVRPERNSRPTPRKSRNFADDDDFEFEFLDLDNDNDGKRR
- a CDS encoding GntR family transcriptional regulator, whose amino-acid sequence is MMIEIDFNSDDAIYLQLCNQIILGIATSQFREGEQLPSVRTLAETIGINMHTVNKAYSILQQEGFVKIDRRKGAVIAVDIDKLQALEEARQGLEVVLARALCKNISRNEIHNLIDQIYDDYSGI